GCGCAATTTCGGATGCTCGGGAATGTCATGCGCTTGATGGTGATCCACATAGAAAATCTCTACTTGCCTTTCCAATAAACCCACCAACGCCTGCCGGTTTTTATTGAGCGAAATATCCAGAACGTTGACACGGTCGCCCGCCTTGGCATCAACCCTTTTTAGCAAACTTATATCCCGCTTGACTCCCGTAATTAACATCGAGTCGGCCGGCTCGGCCAAACGCAATTGCAGCAAGGCGCAGATGCCGTCCGCGTCACCGTTAAACACATCGAAGTTCATTTAAAACCCGCCTTATAAGGTTTGTGGTACTACGCCGCGCTCCCGCAAAAGAGCCAGCACTTGTTCGACACACTCCTCCAGACTGTACTTACCGGTATCGACCTTCAATTCGGGTTTCTCGGGAACCTCATAAGGGGACGAAATGCCGGTGAAATGTTTGATTTCCCCTTGCCGGGCTTTTTTATACAAGCCTTTAACATCGCGTTCTTCGCAAATCGATAAATCGCAGCTGCAGTAAATTTCAATGAAGTCGCCGTGCGGAACTAATTTTCTGGCCAGATTACGCTCCGCCCGAAAAGGCGAAATAAACGCGGTTAGCGCGATGGTTCCGGCTTCCAACATCAATTTGGCCAGCTCAGCGATCCGGCGGATATTTTCCTGCCTATCCTGATCGGTAAAGCCTAAATCCCCACATAAACCGTGCCTGACGTTATCGCCATCGAGAACAAAGGTTCTACAACCCAACTGATATAAACGCTCTTCAACGGCATGCGCCAAGGTTGATTTACCCGCTCCCGATAAACCGGTAAACCATAGAATGACCGACTTATGTCCGTTCTGCTGCTCCCGCCTAACCCTTGTTACGGTAGAATGATGCCAAACCGTATTGCTACTTTGTATATTCATAAAAATGATTCGGCAAATGCCTTTTATTTGAAGTTAAAGTGACTCATGTTTTGAGAGCACCTAAATGATTCAATGCCCATAATCCAAATTATCAATTTTTTTTAAAACTCCATTTTCAAATTGTAAATACTGCTTGAATCTCCTGGGTCCGAAGTTATAAACCCACTCGTCTATAACCACCTCCTCGTACTGATCCAACTCCAGTGCACCGTAGGGATGCCGCAACCGGCTGGCTCTCATACCATAGCGTCTGTCGACCCATTCCGGCTCACCGCACTTTTCCAAGACATCCTGCTTATAATCGCCCACCTGAACCAGCTTGCGACCGCAACGAAAAGCCAAGGCATCTGTCGACGTCAAAATCAGGCAAAGTATAAGCAATAAATTTTTCATTTACTCCCTTCAGGGGGCGACCGCGTATTGCTGGGAATAACTGGCGCCTTTATCGCATACTTTTCTACTGGTAGGCGACTCACAGGAAATATCGCTAAATTCGGCTTTCAACTCGCCCGGTTTATCCGGTACGAAATAAAAACGGAAATTGGGATCGGCACTGATGGCAATATCGATTTTGGCTTTTAACACCGGCTTATCGTTAAAAGTGACTTTTAATTGGTCTATGAAATGCGACTTTCTAACATACCGCGTCATCTGATCCATCTGCATACCTGTTAGATTGGGGTGGCTGATCATCAGC
This sequence is a window from Methylomonas methanica MC09. Protein-coding genes within it:
- the cysC gene encoding adenylyl-sulfate kinase — encoded protein: MNIQSSNTVWHHSTVTRVRREQQNGHKSVILWFTGLSGAGKSTLAHAVEERLYQLGCRTFVLDGDNVRHGLCGDLGFTDQDRQENIRRIAELAKLMLEAGTIALTAFISPFRAERNLARKLVPHGDFIEIYCSCDLSICEERDVKGLYKKARQGEIKHFTGISSPYEVPEKPELKVDTGKYSLEECVEQVLALLRERGVVPQTL
- a CDS encoding DUF2845 domain-containing protein, producing MKNLLLILCLILTSTDALAFRCGRKLVQVGDYKQDVLEKCGEPEWVDRRYGMRASRLRHPYGALELDQYEEVVIDEWVYNFGPRRFKQYLQFENGVLKKIDNLDYGH